Proteins encoded in a region of the Zea mays cultivar B73 chromosome 2, Zm-B73-REFERENCE-NAM-5.0, whole genome shotgun sequence genome:
- the LOC103647665 gene encoding transcription factor bHLH111: MAQEGSEASVASSPPPPASSSSSSWWRDMHPAAAAYGGAWPPPPPTAARWPPMAASSSRHQQQQQQHGGGRTTSSGGGADDDLSASNATMTSSSFTNTSATNRSGLSMDDDSGGGGPAEAAAAAAAESHHLWNQVLIMGGGGGEVGRSMHDAHDDSENFLELLNSRTLVPELFADPPACDYLKKMEYGSSHGGGGWPDHHQFTTAAALEKHLSSGYGGGALAHQHQHAAAGGAPERLTANLSDLVSNWSIAPPNPCLGDAHHHHRTGVVAAACDNDNAKAGMFLGSGGGVCNHEIGGHGAMLEGAATGGGGGGGQEFLRPAAGAGYSSMLGLSRNNRTMYMEAPWGSNAAGATRSLSDLISFGGAPLGKAEEPAPPTSTKALAEYKKQGHDIPSPAKTSSGGGSKGSSEGKKKRSEQQGSSEGNTKKSKSEVSSPTSSLKASSQVPKVKLGDKITALQQIVSPFGKTDTASVLYEAINYIKWLHEQVQLLSDPYMKTSSKDYNYNAWGRLEDKEGAEMVDLRSRGLCLVPVSCTPQAYRDSNDGPDYWTPPYRSCLYR; the protein is encoded by the exons ATGGCGCAGGAGGGCTCCGAGGCCTCCGTCGCCAGctccccgccgccgccggcctcctcgtcctcctcctcgtGGTGGCGCGACATGCACCCGGCGGCGGCTGCCTACGGCGGCGCGTGGCCGCCGCCCCCGCCCACCGCGGCGAGGTGGCCCCCGATGGCGGCCTCGTCGTCGcgccaccagcagcagcagcagcaacacggCGGCGGCCGCACGACGTCCTCCGGCGGCGGCGCCGACGACGACCTCTCGGCCTCCAACGCCACCATGACGTCGTCGTCCTTCACCAACACCTCCGCCACCAACCGATCCGGCCTCAGCATGGACGACGACTCCGGCGGTGGCGGACCTGCTgaggcggccgccgccgccgccgcagagaGCCACCACCTCTGGAACCAAGTCCTCATCAT gggcggcggcggcggcgaggttgGGAGGAGCATGCACGACGCCCACGACGACAGCGAGAACTTCCTCGAGCTGCTCAACTCGAGGACGCTCGTGCCGGAGCTCTTCGCCGACCCTCCGGCCTGCGACTACCTCAAGAAGATGGAGTACGGCAGCAGCCACGGCGGCGGCGGGTGGCCGGACCACCACCAGTTCACGACAGCAGCCGCGCTGGAGAAGCACCTGAGCTCCGGCTACGGCGGCGGCGCGCTcgcgcaccagcaccagcacgcgGCGGCCGGAGGCGCGCCGGAGCGGCTCACGGCGAACCTGTCCGACCTCGTGAGCAACTGGTCCATCGCGCCGCCGAACCCGTGCCTCGGCGAcgcgcaccaccaccaccgcacCGGCGTCGTCGCCGCGGCATGCGATAACGACAACGCCAAGGCCGGCATGTTCCTGGGCTCCGGCGGCGGCGTCTGCAATCACGAGATAGGCGGACACGGCGCGATGCTGGAGGGAGCGGcgacgggcggcggcggcggcggcggccaggaGTTTCTCCGGCCCGCCGCAGGCGCAGGGTACAGCTCCATGCTCGGGCTCAGCAGGAACAACAGGACGATGTATATGGAGGCGCCGTGGGGAAGCAATGCCGCCGGCGCGACGAGGAGCCTGTCGGACCTGATATCTTTCGGCGGAGCTCCGCTGGGAAAAGCAGAGGAACCGGCGCCGCCCACGTCAACGAAGGCGCTGGCGGAGTACAAGAAGCAAGGGCACGACATCCCTTCGCCG GCGAAGACGAGTAGCGGAGGTGGAAGCAAGGGGAGCTCggaggggaagaagaagagatcAGAGCAGCAAGGGTCGTCGGAAGGGAACACCAAGAAGTCCAAGAGTGAGGTCTCCTCGCCCACGTCGTCTCTCAAG GCATCATCGCAGGTGCCTAAAGTGAAGTTAGGAGACAAGATCACTGCACTGCAACAGATCGTTTCACCATTTGGAAAG ACCGATACGGCATCAGTTCTGTATGAGGCGATAAATTACATCAAGTGGTTGCACGAACAAGTTCAG TTGCTGAGTGATCCATACATGAAGACTAGTAGCAAG GACTACAACTACAACGCATGGGGAAGGTTAGAAGATAAGGAGGGCGCCGAGATGGTGGACCTGCGAAGTAGAGGCCTGTGCTTGGTGCCCGTCTCATGCACGCCTCAGGCGTACAGGGACAGCAACGACGGCCCAGACTACTGGACGCCCCCATATAGGAGCTGCTTGTACCGATGA